A window of Aythya fuligula isolate bAytFul2 chromosome 12, bAytFul2.pri, whole genome shotgun sequence genomic DNA:
TCCAAAGAATGGGCTAGAAAACTTACTTTTATGACCTTTCAATGTAAAAATGACTGAttcaaaagacaaaagcagGCAGTGGGATTCGATCAGCTTAAATGAACTCTGAGTGCGTCCCAAATTAACAACTCTTACTCACCTCAGCAGCGTGGACCagcattttcctctcctttttcagtCAACAAATGTAGTATCAGATATATTAGCAATTAAATACCTTGCTATTTAATTTATAGTGATTTACATTGATTAAATATGCCAAAGAACAAAtgagcacaaaggaaaagagagaaaaaaaatcgATATTCACTTTTATTATAGTATTCTGAATTGAAAGAACTGCCTACAACAGCAACAATACcaacacagagagaaaagcGCATGCTTTCTAAACCTGACATTGCAGCTAATCAGCTAGGTGAACTGTCAGAGTAAGATGTGCTGTACGGACACTGGCGGTATCTGAAATGGTCCTGTTAGTGACAGGTGTCAAATGGCTGCCAAAGAAGTTTAGACACCTATGCCAGCATCTATTACATGAATATTATTATCAGCAACACGGGATAcgagcttttatttctgcttgccACCGGGGAATCCACCTCCGGCAGCCTGAGGTGTTTTACTACCGATAACTACGACCTGATGCAGACAGCAAGGTGTCACCTGAGCAACAGCCACAAAACCCTACACATCCCTTGTTCTGTGAGGAGAAATCAGCCATAGAGCAGACCACGTTCCCGCCGTTCCGGGGGCGGTGCACGCCGCTCCCCACACGAGGGCGCTCCCGCagcggcagcggggccgccccgctcccctcaaCGCGGCTCCGCCCGCCCGGTGCGGCGGCGAAGGGCGGCCGGGCTCCTTCCGCCGCCTCCCGCCATGGTGGGCCCGGCCGGCGGGGCGCCGCTGGAGAACGCCAACCCCCTCATCTACCGCCGCTCCGGGGAGCGGCCCGTGACGGCGAGGGAGGAGGACGACGAGCTGCCCGACTCCATCGACGACCGGGAGATCTTCGATATCCTGACGGGAAGGCCGGGGCAggccggggcagggcaggatgcaggacagggggacagggggacagggacagggggacagggacagggacagggacaggacacAGCGCGGGGCCCTTTCCTTAACCTGACACATCTCATCCGCTCCATCAACGATCCCGAGCACCCCCTCACCCTGGAGGAGCTGAATGTTGTTGAGCAAGTTCGAGTTAAAGTGagattttgttctctcttttgctttgtttctggttgtttgtttgtgtggggatgtttggttgtttggttttgtgccATGAGAAGAGGTTTGTTACTAGCTAACTAATGCATTTAAACAGTCTTCAAAGCAGTGAAGAACCCACGTGCAGCAAAGCACAGCTTTGAGCTGTGTTGTGCACAACGTGCCTCCAGCTAGCTGGGGTGAAGCTTTGCACACAGCGattatttgcttgctttctgacAGGTGAACGATGCTGAGAGCACCGTGGCAGTGGAGTTCACCCCCACGATTCCCCACTGCAGCATGGCGACGTTAATTGGCCTGTCCATCAAAGTAAAATTGATCAGATCTCTGCCCGAGAGATTTAAGGTGAGTAATGAATCACTCTGGAAAGCACAAGGGAGGAATGGTGTTTAAAAGGCGGCTAGCTAACTTACAGCATAAAATAACCGGAGCTTTTTTCGTTCGTATTATGGGGAAGGGAAACACTCTAGGAATTGGGGTAGGAACTAAACTGAAAAATGGTTGCAGAGTTCCAGTTCTGTGATGGCCATGTCACAGGTGAGTGGGGTTATGATGGGAAGGTACCTGCTGGCCTCTACAGCATGGCATGGGAGGAGATCTTGaggctttttaattttagaccTGGTTTTATGCTGGGGTGTAGAGTATCTGGCATTGGcaagaatgtcttttttttgttttgtcttgtaattgcagtattttctgtattaaatagTTTTACTTTGAACTTCCAATGTTTTGTTAACTGgacacttttctttcttgatgcTTTTTAAGATGGATGTTCATATAACACCAGGAACACATGCCTCTGAGCATGCAGGTAAGCTTTTTAGTGTTCTcctgtgtggttttcttttattaatcttgaaaattataaaataagtttttccacctgcagagcagctgtttAGTATCTGGCACTTTACATGCACCAAGCCCCTTCTGGGGAATGTTACAGAACAGGCATGTGTAATAAtgaaatttagaaatgttttttactttactttaacATCTCCGTGGACAACCTGTGCTCTCATGTAGTTACTGATTTGCTTGGAGGGCTCAGAAAAAGGGGCAAGGCTGGGGTGAATTTCGTTTCCTGTTGGACCTGTACATGTACAGCTCTCTGCTGATGAATCATAAATAACTTGCTGGTTTAACCTGTGGTAATATGGTAGCTTTGACTTGAGACCACAACTCTGTGGTGCACTTAGCATCTACAGAATTAGTCATCTGAGTTACCATAGCAGTGGTGGGATTATACTGCAATGTAAAATGCTTCTAAAAAGACATTCTATACCAAtgttttgaccttttttttttttttgatatttttttctgcacagttAATAAACAGCTTGCTGATAAAGAACGTGTAGCAGCTGCTTTGGAAAACTCTCATTTACTGGAAGTGGTGAATCAGTGTCTGTCTGCCCGATCATAACTGCCTGATCAGGAAATCCCCAGTATATCCTGCTGTGTTAAACGGATTTTGTATATAAGTGGTGATGCTAGTGTTTCACTATACGTGTATCtatgagcaaaataaaatcGCTTGGATTTTCttgaataaatgtttcattacTTCTACAAAAAATAGTATGGGGGAAATTAGCTTGTAGGCAGCtacaaaaacataatgaaaattgGGTTTTCAAGTTTATTAGTTATTGCActggtaggattttttttttttctggacttaCTTTAAAAAGgtttgaacatatttttaacaGGCTTCTCACTGTCCAAAGATAATTAAACTTCATTTTAGGAACGTATTTTGCATACTGGATTTCACAAGTCCACCAAGCTAAttagcagttaaaaaaaattatattcataTGATTGTTTTGGACTGCTAACATAATTTTTGCTTCATACATCAGGATTTTAACAAGTTCATGGATACAAAGTTATAAAACATCTGTAGcaataaatgtaaatgattctaaatcatctgcttttgtttttattatctcaTCCTGGACTTGCCAAATAGGAAGGGCTCTAGAtctgtttaaaatgtgatttattttttcttactcattACTTGTGGTAGCAAATACCTTTATCTTTGAGTACCAAGAAtctttgaatttttgttttgggtttggtttgatttggttttatttacgTGTCACTACCTCATACCTGACAGGAGGGAGTCAATCATAGTTTTCAGTACGGGCAGTCCAGCTATGCAATGCTGAAAGTCTTCCCTGGTAAAGTTCTAGCTAAATCAGAAGCTTTGCTTTAAACATATTCAGATTTAGCATTAATACCTAGGCTATGCTTCCCTTTCTGTTCTGGGAGACATGGGGCTTACTAAACTGTTGTTTGGTACAAACTGACAATATATAAATTCATTAAGGTAGAATTCcattattaattaaaacttttGTATTAGTTGTTTCCAACCTGGTTCACAGGGAAATATAACAGCCTTTACCAATCCTGTATTTTGGTGCAAACATGCAATACTACGTATCAATTATTCAGtatcttcatcatcatcaattATGTAAAGAGCAACTAGtatactttttataaaaaaaagaaaaaaaaaagaaaagtacatgTGTGATGGTAATGCtttacatttcagtattttctcttGGAGGATCTCGgatgctattttaaaaaggataaaCCTTATGAAAATTATGTAAACCAAAGCCTGGTAGACCAGGCTATTCTGTGTTGCGCAGCTAAGGGAACTGAGGCAGTGGTGATTCAAGTACAATGAAGAAAGTCACACatcaaaaaataacagaaataaatccatATCTTCCAGTTTTAGAAATTACTCACCCAGTTTGCACAGGGCTTCTACAGAAGGCCAACTCCACAGCAGCTTTAATCTGATCATTTGGCTTAGCATTCTTTGAATGATCAGCACTTCCTTGGACGTTTGAATGAAACTGTAAATAAAgacaatatttatataatactAATATTGGGAAAGTAGCAGAATGACCCAGCTGTTAATATTCTTTCCTCTGTGCCTCTCTTGCCAAATCACTGAAATGATCACTCTTGATGCTACCAGCCTTTGCACCACAAATGAAAACTTCAACCATGGCAATGCATGCAAGCAATGCATAGGCAATATGCTTggttgatgttttgttttgttttgttttttaacagaaaatgaatgttgCCTTCCCAGATTTTGTGGAGGACAGAAATGCAactgtgtgtggggggggggaatagAAGGACAAGTAAGCTGCATGCAGATTGCTTCAACCTGCACATCAAACAGAATGAATCagtaaattatgttttattgaATCTCTACTGCTTAGCCTTCACCactacataataaaaatattaaataatttattgggATGTTAGCACTTGCCTCACAAGTCATGTTATACACAGTAACTAACCGTAGGGGTGCACTTTTCACTGCTTACCTTTTCAGTGAAGCAATGGCATGTAGTTGTTTATAGTACATAGTTGGGGGGTGACTTTTCAGTAAAAGGACTCTACTGTGGAGTATCAAAGAAAAAGTCTGACATCTGCTACTTAAGAATGGAGAGATCCATAACTTTGGGTCTGGCATGCTTCTTTAAATGACATGGATGTTATATTTATGAGATGATAGCAACAACAGAAAGGACAAACCAGTTACTATGCTTGAAATCACAGCTCTTCCTATAGGGGGCTCCCTCAGCTTGAATTCTTGCTGAATGATAATGCACTGCCAGTTGCAGCAAAAATCTTCCATTCCCTGGTTTTAATGATCATTAGCTGGCTCCTGCTGTATGGAGAGTAAGTGGGAGACGAAAACATTAATCTGTTacaagtatttcttttcagacttctttaccccctccactccccccaaaaaaccctaTCCCTAAATTTAGTCTCTGGAATGCTTTGTAATGAGACACATTCCATCAGAAAATATGACCCTTCAGAGCAGCTGTGTTGAATACAAACAGCCTCAttcaaaaccaggaaaaatgcCAGAAGCAGACATGTGTTTCACATTCCTAGGCTCTAGGCAGAGCCCTCCAGGAGTGGCTGAATGGCACATGTTACTCTCAATCTGCAAACACTGTGACAAGAGCTCCCCAGGGCCACTGGCTCTGTTGTGCACTAGAGTAACCTGCCGTGTGTTTGAGCCAGCAGACTGGCACGGTTCATGCATCTTGGGCTCTGCCACTCTGCACGTACTCGGGCCTGCACGCACAATCCTGCTCCCTGGGAGGAAACAAGACTTTCTAGCTGCTCTCATACAGTCACTGCTGCCTGGTACCAGCAATCTGAAGACTCTTCATCCCCCAGTTTCATTATGAGCAGctagaaaacatttcagcagctttgtATCCAGAGATGCAACTGAACTGTCCATAGAAGTGACAGGAATAACTTTGCACTTAAGAGGACAATATTTCCCCTGTTCCTTGCATGGAGCAATGTGTACTACACACTGGGAAcagttagtaaaaaaaaataaaatgttattttggtCTTCCAGTCATGTTCAAGATTGATGTGTTTACATcaataaaatgctttgataAGAATCTCCCCCTGGAGCATTGAATTATAAACTACATGttttacaattttttctttttaatagctgttaaaaacatttccctttagCCTGTCAAGCAGATAACTATACCACTTTCCTCTCCCTTATGAAATGCAGTTTGGCATAAATACAGACTGAACTAGTGGCAGACTcaacttttttccttaaacaaaagTAATGTTTATAGCAAAATCTTTCAAATGTTACTATGGAAAGTatcaacaaagagaaaaaaacaggggAAATTGAGGCTATTACCTGTGTATCTAAGTCTGCTAGTGTGCCTCACAACCATTTGCAGTAACATTTAACAGAAAGCacataaaaccttttttccttccatgagATACTGAagatatgaaacatttttaccaAACATACAAGTAGCAAGGAGCCCACATTTTGTTCAGTGCACTTCAGTAGTTGCAGAATATATATGCTGCCGAGTTCTGTAACTTTCTcatgtactttttattttgttcatgtaCTTCTTACTTCATGTCTTACCTGTAAAGAACTTTTGCATCCTGTGGCAGGTTATCTCCACTGTTTGACTTTACTTTGTGAATGAAAGGAACAGCCCTGTCTGCAGTGGTAAAAACATCCTGTTTGTTTGGATGGTTGGAAACCCTGCTGTCCCAGCTTCATTCCACACACTCATCAGAG
This region includes:
- the CIAO2B gene encoding cytosolic iron-sulfur assembly component 2B codes for the protein MVGPAGGAPLENANPLIYRRSGERPVTAREEDDELPDSIDDREIFDLIRSINDPEHPLTLEELNVVEQVRVKVNDAESTVAVEFTPTIPHCSMATLIGLSIKVKLIRSLPERFKMDVHITPGTHASEHAVNKQLADKERVAAALENSHLLEVVNQCLSARS